In Bufo gargarizans isolate SCDJY-AF-19 chromosome 6, ASM1485885v1, whole genome shotgun sequence, a single genomic region encodes these proteins:
- the ENTPD1 gene encoding ectonucleoside triphosphate diphosphohydrolase 1 isoform X1, which translates to MEEPKVAKQKKTWSKKVLFILGVLFILGIIALTVIAVMQNRPLPKKLKYGIVLDAGSSHTSLYVYQWPAEKENDTGVVTQLKECKVEGNGISSYYLKPADAGRSLQFCINKAQEVIPDSQQKQTPVYLGATAGMRLLSLAYPAVAHEVLTSVADTLRSSPFDFQGARIITGQEEGAYGWITINYLLGNFIQEFSHSKPVRTFGALDLGGASTQITFESDQNIESEENSLHFRLYGKTYNVYTHSFLCYGKDQALRQRLANTLMDVQNFSLLDPCFNSGYTRNISTNDLYNSPCVSDRRTPTAPSSIQIHGSGDYNLCKRNVQEIFNISHCTYSRCSFNGIFQPVLQGEFGAFSAFYFVMDFLKLSKEKISLDTVKETVARHCSKPWSEVKRVSGKVKEKYLSEYCFSGVYILNLLENGYGFNSSIWENISFLGKVSGSDAGWTLGYMLNLTNMIPSELPLSPPLSHDSYVGLMVFFSVFLLFILLTCWLCFRKPKCLQKGII; encoded by the exons TATGGCATTGTGCTGGATGCAGGCTCCTCACACACCAGCCTGTATGTATATCAGTGGCCGGCGGAGAAGGAAAATGACACTGGAGTTGTCACACAGTTAAAAGAATGTAAAGTTGAAG GCAATGGTATATCTAGCTACTACCTGAAGCCTGCGGATGCCGGTCGTTCTCTTCAGTTTTGCATAAACAAAGCCCAAGAAGTGATTCCAGACAGTCAGCAGAAGCAGACACCTGTGTATTTAGGGGCCACTGCTGGAATGAGACTTCTCAG CCTCGCTTACCCGGCGGTCGCCCACGAGGTTCTGACGTCGGTGGCGGATACACTGAGATCTTCTCCCTTTGATTTCCAAGGAGCCCGAATAATTACAGGACAAGAAGAGGGAGCCTATGGTTGGATCACCATTAACTATCTTCTAGGAAACTTTATTCAA gaattTTCACATTCTAAACCAGTTAGAACATTTGGTGCTTTAGATCTCGGAGGAGCCTCAACACAGATCACGTTTGAGTCCGATCAAAATATTGAATCAGAAGAGAATTCCTTGCACTTCCGATTGTATGGAAAGACCTACAACGTCTACACACACAGTTTTCTATGTTACGGAAAAGACCAGGCCCTCCGCCAGCGGCTGGCTAATACTTTAATG GACGTACAGAATTTCTCCCTGTTGGACCCCTGCTTTAACTCAGGATATACAAGAAATATTAGCACAAATGATTTGTATAATAGCCCCTGCGTGTCCGATCGGAGGACACCTACCGCACCGTCAAGCATTCAAATCCATGGGAGCGGTGATTATAATCTATGCAAACGAAATGTCCAGGAAATCTTCAACATATCCCATTGTACCTACTCCAGATGTTCATTCAATGGCATTTTCCAGCCAGTTTTACAGGGGGAATTTGGG GCATTCTCTGCTTTTTATTTTGTTATGGACTTTTTAAAGCTAAGCAAAGAGAAGATTTCTTTGGACACAGTGAAGGAGACGGTGGCAAGACACTGCTCCAAACCATGGAGTGAG GTTAAGAGGGTGTCGGGAAAAGTCAAAGAAAAATATCTAAGTGAATATTGTTTTTCTGGAgtctatattctaaatcttcttgAAAATGGTTATGGCTTTAACTCCAGCATCTGGGAAAATATCTCATTTTTAGGCAAG GTCAGTGGCAGTGACGCTGGTTGGACCCTTGGGTACATGCTCAATTTGACCAATATGATCCCATCAGAGCTTCCCCTGTCTCCTCCGCTGTCTCACGACAGTTATGTTGGACTCATGGTCTTTTTCTCAGTTTTCTTACTATTCATCCTTTTGACTTGCTGGCTATGTTTCCGGAAGCCAAAGTGTCTACAGAAGGGCATCATTTAG
- the ENTPD1 gene encoding ectonucleoside triphosphate diphosphohydrolase 1 isoform X2, which translates to MQNRPLPKKLKYGIVLDAGSSHTSLYVYQWPAEKENDTGVVTQLKECKVEGNGISSYYLKPADAGRSLQFCINKAQEVIPDSQQKQTPVYLGATAGMRLLSLAYPAVAHEVLTSVADTLRSSPFDFQGARIITGQEEGAYGWITINYLLGNFIQEFSHSKPVRTFGALDLGGASTQITFESDQNIESEENSLHFRLYGKTYNVYTHSFLCYGKDQALRQRLANTLMDVQNFSLLDPCFNSGYTRNISTNDLYNSPCVSDRRTPTAPSSIQIHGSGDYNLCKRNVQEIFNISHCTYSRCSFNGIFQPVLQGEFGAFSAFYFVMDFLKLSKEKISLDTVKETVARHCSKPWSEVKRVSGKVKEKYLSEYCFSGVYILNLLENGYGFNSSIWENISFLGKVSGSDAGWTLGYMLNLTNMIPSELPLSPPLSHDSYVGLMVFFSVFLLFILLTCWLCFRKPKCLQKGII; encoded by the exons TATGGCATTGTGCTGGATGCAGGCTCCTCACACACCAGCCTGTATGTATATCAGTGGCCGGCGGAGAAGGAAAATGACACTGGAGTTGTCACACAGTTAAAAGAATGTAAAGTTGAAG GCAATGGTATATCTAGCTACTACCTGAAGCCTGCGGATGCCGGTCGTTCTCTTCAGTTTTGCATAAACAAAGCCCAAGAAGTGATTCCAGACAGTCAGCAGAAGCAGACACCTGTGTATTTAGGGGCCACTGCTGGAATGAGACTTCTCAG CCTCGCTTACCCGGCGGTCGCCCACGAGGTTCTGACGTCGGTGGCGGATACACTGAGATCTTCTCCCTTTGATTTCCAAGGAGCCCGAATAATTACAGGACAAGAAGAGGGAGCCTATGGTTGGATCACCATTAACTATCTTCTAGGAAACTTTATTCAA gaattTTCACATTCTAAACCAGTTAGAACATTTGGTGCTTTAGATCTCGGAGGAGCCTCAACACAGATCACGTTTGAGTCCGATCAAAATATTGAATCAGAAGAGAATTCCTTGCACTTCCGATTGTATGGAAAGACCTACAACGTCTACACACACAGTTTTCTATGTTACGGAAAAGACCAGGCCCTCCGCCAGCGGCTGGCTAATACTTTAATG GACGTACAGAATTTCTCCCTGTTGGACCCCTGCTTTAACTCAGGATATACAAGAAATATTAGCACAAATGATTTGTATAATAGCCCCTGCGTGTCCGATCGGAGGACACCTACCGCACCGTCAAGCATTCAAATCCATGGGAGCGGTGATTATAATCTATGCAAACGAAATGTCCAGGAAATCTTCAACATATCCCATTGTACCTACTCCAGATGTTCATTCAATGGCATTTTCCAGCCAGTTTTACAGGGGGAATTTGGG GCATTCTCTGCTTTTTATTTTGTTATGGACTTTTTAAAGCTAAGCAAAGAGAAGATTTCTTTGGACACAGTGAAGGAGACGGTGGCAAGACACTGCTCCAAACCATGGAGTGAG GTTAAGAGGGTGTCGGGAAAAGTCAAAGAAAAATATCTAAGTGAATATTGTTTTTCTGGAgtctatattctaaatcttcttgAAAATGGTTATGGCTTTAACTCCAGCATCTGGGAAAATATCTCATTTTTAGGCAAG GTCAGTGGCAGTGACGCTGGTTGGACCCTTGGGTACATGCTCAATTTGACCAATATGATCCCATCAGAGCTTCCCCTGTCTCCTCCGCTGTCTCACGACAGTTATGTTGGACTCATGGTCTTTTTCTCAGTTTTCTTACTATTCATCCTTTTGACTTGCTGGCTATGTTTCCGGAAGCCAAAGTGTCTACAGAAGGGCATCATTTAG